A DNA window from Candidatus Krumholzibacteriia bacterium contains the following coding sequences:
- a CDS encoding patatin-like phospholipase family protein, with translation MAPSTDDHFAPTPPKRILSLDGGGIRGVLSLQILRRLEELFGSPLSDSFDLIGGTSTGSIIATGLALGWSVDQLQEMYRELGHVVFRRHPLRIGFLNAKFPREPLERALVDAFGDTCLGDEAVRTGLAIVCKRLDTGSPWVLHNNPRGKFFESEDPAAHAPNRAYRLRELVRASTAAPYYFDPEHIEVAEGEVGLFIDGGVSPHDNPALQLLLLA, from the coding sequence ATGGCTCCTTCGACCGATGATCACTTCGCCCCCACTCCTCCCAAGCGCATCCTCTCTCTCGACGGAGGCGGAATCCGCGGTGTGTTGTCGCTGCAGATCCTCCGTCGCCTCGAGGAACTCTTCGGTTCGCCACTCAGTGATTCCTTCGACCTGATCGGCGGCACGTCGACGGGGTCGATCATCGCGACGGGGCTGGCGCTGGGATGGTCGGTCGATCAGCTCCAGGAGATGTACCGTGAGCTCGGACACGTCGTGTTCCGCCGGCACCCGCTGCGCATCGGCTTCCTGAATGCGAAGTTCCCGCGGGAACCGCTCGAGCGCGCACTCGTCGATGCGTTCGGTGACACTTGCCTGGGTGACGAAGCCGTGCGCACTGGACTCGCGATCGTCTGCAAACGGCTCGACACCGGGAGCCCCTGGGTTCTGCACAACAATCCGCGCGGAAAGTTCTTCGAATCGGAGGACCCGGCGGCGCACGCCCCGAACCGGGCGTACCGACTGCGGGAACTCGTCCGCGCGAGCACGGCCGCGCCCTACTACTTCGACCCCGAGCACATCGAGGTGGCCGAGGGTGAGGTCGGTCTCTTCATCGATGGTGGCGTGAGCCCGCACGACAATCCGGCACTGCAGCTTCTGCTGCTCGCG